DNA from Streptococcus parasuis:
AGGAGACTTTTACAGCTCCCCAGCTGATTGTCACCACCGGCGGCAAGACTTATCCTTCAACCGGCTCGACTGGCTTTGGTCACGACATTGCCCGCCACTTCAAACTAGAAGTCACAGAGATTGAGGCTGCAGAAAGTCCTGTTCTGACTGACTTCCCCCACAAGAAGCTCCAAGGCATTTCCCTGGACGACGTTACCCTGACCTACGGTAAGCACGTCATCACCCACGACCTGCTCTTCACCCACTTTGGTCTGTCGGGACCCGCTGCTCTTCGCTTGTCCAGTTTTGTCAAAGGCGGCGAAACCGCATTTCTCGATGCTCTGCCGACCCATTCTGACCAAGACTTGTTTGAGCATTTAGAAATCAACAGGGAAAAATCCGTCAAGAATGCCCTTAGAGAGCTCCTGCCAGACCGCCTTGCAGACTTTTTCGCTGAAAACTATGATAGCAAGGTCAAACAAGTTTCCCAAAAGGACCTGACTGATCTGGTCTCCCTGCTCAAAGCCCTGCCGATTAAGATTACGGGCAAGATGTCCTTAGCCAAGTCCTTTGTGACCAAGGGTGGCGTTGACCTCAAGGAAATCAATCCCAAAACCTTGGAAAGTAAGAAAATCCCTG
Protein-coding regions in this window:
- a CDS encoding NAD(P)/FAD-dependent oxidoreductase, with protein sequence MNTVDTIIIGAGPAGMMAAISSSFCGKKTLLLEKNKRLGKKLSGTGGGRCNVTNNGTLEDLLAGIPGNGRFLYSVFSQFDNHDIMNFFQENGVKLKVEDHGRVFPTTDRSQTIIKCLEMKMLENGVDIRTGTEVVSVRKIDDLFHVKTSEETFTAPQLIVTTGGKTYPSTGSTGFGHDIARHFKLEVTEIEAAESPVLTDFPHKKLQGISLDDVTLTYGKHVITHDLLFTHFGLSGPAALRLSSFVKGGETAFLDALPTHSDQDLFEHLEINREKSVKNALRELLPDRLADFFAENYDSKVKQVSQKDLTDLVSLLKALPIKITGKMSLAKSFVTKGGVDLKEINPKTLESKKIPGLHFAGEVLDINAHTGGFNITYCLATGWVAGSSYSS